A genome region from Leptospira licerasiae serovar Varillal str. VAR 010 includes the following:
- a CDS encoding putative toxin-antitoxin system toxin component, PIN family translates to MLKVLIDTNVYISAILFGGKPKVILEELISGKIIGYISDSILKEIEETLKKPKFKLSEEFISIVLSEIESLTEKIVNISLKDYAGLRDRDDYHILESAISAKVDYLITGDQDLLVLKNLKSLKIISPEQYLSLDSSGASSV, encoded by the coding sequence ATGCTTAAAGTTCTTATAGATACCAATGTTTACATATCAGCAATTCTATTTGGTGGCAAACCTAAAGTTATTTTAGAAGAGCTAATATCGGGTAAGATAATTGGCTACATTTCTGATTCCATCTTAAAAGAAATTGAAGAGACATTAAAAAAGCCAAAATTTAAGTTAAGTGAAGAATTTATCTCAATAGTTTTATCTGAAATTGAATCACTCACAGAGAAAATAGTAAATATATCTCTAAAAGACTATGCGGGTCTTCGAGACAGAGATGATTATCACATACTTGAGAGTGCGATTTCAGCAAAGGTCGATTATTTAATTACTGGCGATCAAGATTTACTGGTTTTAAAGAATTTGAAATCTCTCAAGATTATTTCTCCTGAACAATATTTAAGTTTGGATAGTAGTGGGGCGTCCAGCGTATAA
- a CDS encoding WapI family immunity protein has translation MPDLKKSYQSLSGIAKIETSYEDDVLKIKFKDNGHIDILCNVFIHDEYSQVVNIGFELDQSYLPSFIESLEKIYEELFP, from the coding sequence CTGCCGGACTTAAAAAAATCATACCAAAGTTTATCTGGAATTGCTAAGATTGAAACATCATATGAGGATGATGTTCTAAAAATCAAATTCAAAGACAATGGTCATATTGATATTCTGTGTAATGTATTTATTCATGATGAATATTCTCAGGTCGTAAATATTGGGTTTGAATTAGATCAATCGTATTTGCCATCATTTATTGAATCATTAGAAAAGATTTACGAGGAACTATTTCCATAA
- a CDS encoding L,D-transpeptidase family protein — MKKLLALIILTASFSLSSKEITSVTVKKSERKLVVTQNGVNILELKISLGFNPDGNKLQEGDGKTPEGEYKLDYLINDWEYYKAFHISYPKVDQIKKAKENGVNPGGGILIHGMQTKWNWIGKLHTFWDWTHGCIAVTNEQMDKLIEIVPVGSKIIIEP; from the coding sequence ATGAAAAAACTTTTAGCTCTAATAATTCTAACAGCTTCATTTTCTTTATCATCTAAAGAAATTACTTCTGTAACTGTGAAGAAAAGTGAAAGGAAGCTTGTAGTAACTCAAAATGGTGTAAATATTCTGGAATTGAAGATTTCACTTGGATTTAATCCTGATGGGAATAAGTTGCAAGAAGGTGATGGTAAAACACCTGAAGGCGAATATAAACTAGATTATCTAATAAATGATTGGGAATACTATAAAGCTTTTCATATTTCTTATCCAAAGGTTGATCAGATAAAAAAGGCAAAGGAAAATGGAGTAAACCCCGGTGGCGGAATCCTAATTCATGGAATGCAGACAAAATGGAATTGGATAGGGAAATTACATACATTTTGGGACTGGACTCATGGCTGTATTGCAGTTACTAATGAACAAATGGATAAGTTGATAGAAATAGTTCCGGTTGGTTCAAAAATCATAATTGAACCATGA